ATGTTTCGAGCTTATTTTCAGCTCAGAAGGTACCATAGTGATGGTCGAGGTTTGAGAGTCGTCTGCCACTTTTTTAAGTTTATCTTTAAGCATGAGTTGTTTCTTAGAGGAGCTGCCCTCTGATTTGAAtgtcttcttctcctttttaGACTTTAGCTTAGGTTCTGGTTTGTCTGTCATATCCAGGGCTTGCATTTCACTCATCAGCGACTCAAAGGTCATCGGTACCAAGTAATAACGACCTAAAAGGCAAATGTTATCTTAAATTTAGCACAGATTGTTCTGCTTCATTTACTTACCATCCATTTTCTGTAAGAAACCCAAACGTTTGCCCATTTCTAGGGTCTGCTTCACGGGTTTCTTGATAGCTTCTTCTGGCAGATCGGTGTGCGTCGAGATGGTATTGAC
The sequence above is a segment of the Drosophila subobscura isolate 14011-0131.10 chromosome U, UCBerk_Dsub_1.0, whole genome shotgun sequence genome. Coding sequences within it:
- the LOC117901877 gene encoding uncharacterized protein LOC117901877 — protein: MPNFNGAIIVHTLQLLKLPATLRQIVNTISTHTDLPEEAIKKPVKQTLEMGKRLGFLQKMDGRYYLVPMTFESLMSEMQALDMTDKPEPKLKSKKEKKTFKSEGSSSKKQLMLKDKLKKVADDSQTSTITMVPSELKISSKHKAVK